Below is a window of Dromiciops gliroides isolate mDroGli1 chromosome 5, mDroGli1.pri, whole genome shotgun sequence DNA.
TGTTGACCTCCAGCACCATCGGGGCTGAGACGTAGCCACTGAATCCTGATGATGGGATGCCAATAGCCACCAGCACATATATCACATCctggatgaagaaaatgaagaagaaaacgaAGAAATTGTCTACTGGTACTGCCCTATGTACAAGGCTTTCAGGAGTGACAGTTCATTCAAAGGAGCAAGGTGTGAAGAGTAGGGCCCAGAGGATGGAGAGCCCAAAACTAGAGCCACTGGATAGAGGGGTCACACAGAAAGAGGCCAGGTAGGCGAGGAAATTCAGAAGGAGGGCCAAGGTACTGCACATCCAGAGGtagtacatagtagacactgtCTTCTGAAATTCCTGGGGGATTTCCATGGAGATGTCTTGCAAGAAGCAGGGCTGGACAGGGCAAAATGAGGGCAGTGGGGGCCAGTTGTTCTGTCCGGTGGCAGAACCCCCCAAGGCTGCATGCCACAACTCCCTCTCCCCGACTGTCTAGCTCCTCGGCCTTTTGATTGAGCTCTTCCTGCCTTTTCGGAAATTCTGCGGTGGCTGCTGCAGCTGAAGCCTGAGTGTTATAGGAGCCATAATTCTTGGATTCTGTGGGGTTGAGTTTTCTGGAAGGCTGCTGGTGGGGCTGGGTTGTTGGTGGAGGTGGTGGGGCAGGTGGCTCATAGGAAAGTGGTGACTCACGGTTCTCAGTGGGGTTGTAGACATCAAGTGTGGCACCCACCCGAGTGGGTCGGTGCTGGGTGACTGCTGGGTCCTGGAAGGGGTTGTCAAATTCACTAGGTTCAGCGAACTGGTTTCCACTATTCCCGCTCTGGGCCATGTCAGAAGGTCTGTACTCGACCTCGGCTTCAGCCTCGGCCTTAGTTCAGCCTTCTCCACGACATGAATTTTTAATTAACCCCTTATTTTAGCTTTGTTCTCTCCCCTCAAAGGGTTATCCCCTTGGATGTCACGTAGGACAGCCTGCCAGCTGACTAAAATTACCGTATAGATCATCTGCTTCTTAATTTAAAACTGAAATAGTTTATAAAGATAACAGAAATTATTACCAAAGAACTGACTGGGAAGATTAGGCTAAACCCCTGCAAGCAAGAGAActtgccccttccctccctcctgtttGTGTTGTCTTTAGTTATGTTGGTTGTTGTCTCTTCTGAGAGTGTGTGGTCAAGTCCCTTCTACATTCTTGTCTGAATCCAGTGTCATTGTCCATGTCCATATTCCTCTTGTGCCCGAAGACTGAAGTTGAAGAGCAGCTACAAAGTTGTTTACTGATTTTAAGACAAAATCTGGAACTCTATTTCTAGTGCAAGGGAGCTGCTTTGGTAACTACTCATAATACTGAGGGATCATGCTTTTGTACTTTCAGTCTGGCTCTCCCCAAAGCACTGTTTATTCCCTAActgggtcttttaaaaaatttttatgccTGAGCACATGCTGTTATGTTCATTACATTAAATgattctcaaaaaacaaaacaaatttttaaaaagacgaCCTTGTTGCTGGTAAACATATTGATACCTCAAAAAGTTGTTTTTATGTAACATACTGCAAATGGAAATTCCAAATAGAGAAAAGTAAGGACAATTCACAGAATGAAATAGCTAATGTAAAATATCAGCAGAGAACTAAATAATTGCCTTAAgagtatttaaaaatgtttccatatGCCAAATTATAAAATGTGATGTGATAGGAGATTCTGTGTTTCCTATTGTTGTCCATGGCTGTCTGGGAAGCCCAGCAGTATTGTACTAATTCTTCTAGTGTTTGGTTTTCAGAAAAGGGACAAGAATTCCTAGAATGATGAAAAATCCAGTTGGAACTTTTTCCATGGTGTTCTCTCCCTCAACCATTTCTCAAAGCTTGGAGATGGTTCCAGAGAACCCCCTCACCCAGAAAAGTCAGAGAGTAAGGTGTAACGTTAAGTTaattgggagaggagaggaggaggctAAGGTGTAAAGTCAAGTCAccttttgtttgggtttttttggggggtttttttgtttttttttaagagcaatgagggttaagtgacttgcccagggtcacacagctagttaagtgtcaagtgtctgaggctggatttgaactcaggtcctcctgaatcaaaggccagtgctttatccactgtgccacctagctgccccctcaagtcaCCTTTTAAAAGTCCattaggaagaaggaaaggatctTTGGGTAAGAGTTTCAGCCCAGACCATCTCATCTAGGTGGAATTCTTACAGGACCCCACCATTGTTCTACTTAAGTAGGACTGGGTGAAGAATAGATTCTTTTGTATAAACTGCTGGAGCCAGAAGGAACTGGGAGTGCTAAGGAACAACGTTCCATTCCCCTAGCTCCTCTTTAGAAAAAgctacctctcattataatattcattctttgatTAACCAGACAGATTTTTCACCCATCAGGGACCTCCCCCTTTTCCCAAAGGTATTTAAGCAGAGAACTCCATTAGGGGTCTTGGTCTTGTTCTGGCTTGGAGAGTTGTGGAAAGGGTGGCAGGGTACTGGTGCTGGCAAAACATCAGAGGGCTGTTGGAGCCTAACTCTCCTGAATATTGAAGATGACAACAGCAGTCAGGCCTACACTTGAACCTGCAAGaggtggaagaggaaaaggggaaggtgaTTTGAGTCAGCTTTCCAAGCAATATTCAAGCAGAGACCTACCTTCTCACACAAAGATTAAATACAGACAAACTACTCAGGATGCTCCTGAAGAACTTCATAACCGTGATTTCAAGCAAGAActagaagacagagagagaattgctgcaagagaaaaaaacagaaatcgTCCAACTAGAGAGCGCACAACTTCATCTTCTGTGTCTAAGAAGCCTCCGCTCGATCAGATTCCTGCAGCCAACCTTGATGCCGATGACCCCCTAACAGATGAAGATGATGTTGAGGAAGAAAGTGAGGATGATGACACAGCAGCTCTACTGGCAGAActtgaaaaaatgagaaaacaaagagcAGAAGAGCAAGCCAGGAAGGAACAAGAACAAAAGGCTGAAGAAGAGAGAATTCGGATGGAAAATATCCTCAGTGGAAACCCTCTCCTTAAGCTCACTGGTCCCTCTCAGCCTCAGGCCAACTTCAAAGTAAAGAGAAGGTGGGATGAGGATGTTGTCTTTAAGAACTGTGCCAAAGGAGTCCAGGAGCTGAAAAGGGACCAAAGATTTGTAAATGATACCCTTCGATCAGAATTTCACAAAAAGTTCATGGAGAAATATATCAAGTAGTACCATTTTCTGTGCTTAATTATTTAAAAAGGGCCTCATTCAAACTTTGAGGGTCATTCTAGCCTTAGTTTGGTCAGGATTTTCTTCCCATGCTTATATGGTTTATAGATTTCCTGCATTTAAAATTCTAAAGCATTTTTTGGTGAATAATACTTAATTTGATAATGACATCTCTGAGAAAATATATCTTGAGTCATAAagccaattcacatttttttgctgCCATCATCATCCTCAGTTGTTGAGTCCACATGagccttggattatgggaacttgccatttgagacattaattgccttcactcTGTGTTATCAGATCAGAATAGCCAAGATGCCATCCATTCATGAGGGGAATACATgtaagagcaggcattgaactgtcacagGATGGTGACATGCAGGAAGTCCAGGTATTatactgccttgggaaaggctgagagaataGCCATTGgcaatatctgaggttggattctcttggtttaaatTCGCCTCCCACATAGCACCTGGATggccaggctatgccatctcattctatgCATGGCTGCAATTCCCCcttctatatgcctgatgccatggaagTCTcgatcccatgcatctgattaagcctgactcagtttcccctccacaTATTGCACTGGGTCTCTGCAGAAACACAAAGTTTGGcaatgcttatttcctttacttctctgttcttttatggtaaccccataattatatCAGGTGTCACAATAAACACAATGTTTAATATGGCCTtggcatctgttaccagttatgttagattctttactttcttgtaatggcatgaggataattaggcacaggatggcaaaaagtgatgaaagataaaaattattttcttaatgaatatcacaattgtcttagccttgtattaaagaagggtatGGCAGTGTAACTTATGGACTCTCTTGCAAGTAACTTGAGACATCCACTTTTGTTAGAAGTTATTACAATTAAAATGAATCTGACAACTTTTCTGTtac
It encodes the following:
- the LOC122729968 gene encoding spliceosome-associated protein CWC15 homolog, whose amino-acid sequence is MTTAVRPTLEPARGGRGKGEGDLSQLSKQYSSRDLPSHTKIKYRQTTQDAPEELHNRDFKQELEDRERIAAREKNRNRPTRERTTSSSVSKKPPLDQIPAANLDADDPLTDEDDVEEESEDDDTAALLAELEKMRKQRAEEQARKEQEQKAEEERIRMENILSGNPLLKLTGPSQPQANFKVKRRWDEDVVFKNCAKGVQELKRDQRFVNDTLRSEFHKKFMEKYIK